The following are encoded in a window of Methanococcus voltae genomic DNA:
- a CDS encoding S-layer protein: MAMSLKKIGAIAAGSAMVASALATGVFAVEKIGDVEGFKVIDNGEPTADIVVGSTAAAADVVSAANVAAKVGSMMFKEGESSTGSAKLTVKASAESDDLNLKEVTNNTVDTAKFLETDGDQAFVVAAADSDYADALINATTGFANVANGVLYDEAKLAAAESLGDLSTLSVVKDVDPSDWYDDATAAADVPTKDYYDQDGDAVEFLMATVESNGDDKSLIVDEDGVLYASIAYDDDNEDFQRATQVLKEGNRLPFLGEEYALVKLDTDDDIVYLGKEIFDGVLKEGDTYNIGDGYELKVVAILKAQVSGNDEYKVSLQLMKDGKVVAEKFDVAKAGSPLKMIYTPGNIGIVINKAWENVGGDYGYASTLITKDVIALELGEEYIPDWEVVTIEKDTTASNTKDSKMTLSDDKITKDNTYGIGLQYVGDDEDNFKSGKAIKIAKYAEIELDGEDKEDTKLNLFFSMDETKEATLAAGQKVTVLNSDITLSEVMADAKAPVAFKAPLAVLDSEVSLDAANKKLILVGGPVANALTKELADAGKVELSNESPATLAVVAGAANGNDVLVVAGGDRAATAEAANALIEML; encoded by the coding sequence TCGCTGTAGAAAAAATCGGTGACGTAGAAGGATTTAAAGTAATAGACAACGGTGAACCAACCGCAGATATCGTAGTAGGTTCAACAGCTGCTGCTGCTGACGTTGTTTCAGCTGCAAACGTAGCTGCAAAAGTTGGATCAATGATGTTCAAAGAAGGAGAATCATCAACAGGTTCCGCAAAATTAACAGTTAAAGCTTCAGCAGAATCAGATGACTTAAACTTAAAAGAAGTTACCAACAACACTGTTGACACAGCTAAATTTTTAGAAACTGATGGAGACCAAGCATTTGTAGTTGCAGCTGCTGATAGTGACTATGCAGATGCTTTAATTAACGCAACAACAGGATTTGCAAACGTTGCAAATGGTGTATTATATGATGAAGCAAAATTAGCTGCAGCTGAATCATTAGGAGATTTGAGCACATTATCAGTTGTTAAAGATGTAGACCCATCAGACTGGTACGATGACGCAACAGCTGCTGCTGATGTTCCAACTAAAGACTACTACGATCAAGACGGTGACGCAGTAGAATTTTTAATGGCTACAGTTGAAAGTAACGGTGATGATAAATCATTAATCGTTGATGAAGATGGCGTATTATATGCTTCAATTGCATACGATGACGATAACGAAGACTTCCAAAGAGCTACACAAGTTTTAAAAGAAGGTAACAGATTACCATTCTTAGGTGAAGAATACGCTTTAGTTAAATTAGACACAGATGACGACATTGTATACTTGGGTAAAGAAATATTCGATGGAGTTTTAAAAGAAGGCGACACCTACAACATCGGTGACGGTTACGAATTAAAAGTTGTAGCTATCTTAAAAGCTCAAGTAAGCGGTAATGACGAATACAAAGTAAGCTTACAATTAATGAAAGATGGAAAAGTTGTTGCTGAAAAATTCGATGTAGCTAAAGCAGGAAGTCCATTAAAAATGATATACACTCCAGGAAACATCGGTATTGTAATCAACAAAGCATGGGAAAACGTTGGTGGTGACTACGGTTACGCAAGTACTTTAATCACAAAAGATGTTATTGCTTTAGAACTCGGTGAAGAATACATACCTGACTGGGAAGTTGTTACAATTGAAAAAGACACAACTGCAAGTAACACCAAAGATTCAAAGATGACACTCTCTGACGACAAAATTACAAAAGATAACACATACGGTATTGGTTTACAATACGTTGGTGACGACGAAGACAACTTCAAATCAGGAAAAGCAATAAAAATTGCAAAATACGCTGAAATTGAATTAGATGGTGAAGACAAAGAAGATACAAAATTAAACTTGTTCTTCTCAATGGATGAAACCAAAGAAGCAACATTAGCTGCTGGTCAAAAAGTTACAGTATTAAACTCAGACATCACTTTATCAGAAGTAATGGCTGACGCTAAAGCTCCTGTAGCATTCAAAGCACCTTTAGCTGTATTAGACTCAGAAGTTTCATTAGACGCTGCTAACAAGAAATTAATCTTAGTTGGTGGTCCTGTAGCTAACGCTTTAACAAAAGAATTAGCTGACGCTGGAAAAGTTGAATTAAGCAACGAATCACCTGCAACATTAGCTGTAGTAGCTGGTGCTGCAAACGGTAACGATGTATTAGTAGTAGCTGGTGGCGACAGAGCTGCAACAGCAGAAGCTGCTAACGCATTAATCGAAATGTTATAA